In a single window of the Ruminococcus albus 7 = DSM 20455 genome:
- a CDS encoding CPBP family intramembrane glutamic endopeptidase, with the protein MFNRTAYVQHNIENTDMTALKNDCLKLGAMLITYRLLTSYFVNMIFIILSCRFLSGKMLSYTSAAELLQSDYKDVIQSTTYAMVFNSSVTITSLIITLLFGCIVLGFSFNGYLKPSADGAKKGLHYFPACFVANVFLSVAINAFVHIMDSAGVTIPEADFSIKTPSTAAILFEFLYLCIIAPFIEETVYRGMILGTLTKYGEFTAILLSSLCFGLMHGNIPQAVSAFGTGLMYACVAVGSGSILPSLIIHALNNTVVSIYTIGNAMKIPHIDTINSTAQIAVAMIGFYVLMTRASYFGTYDGQSSVEKKAVTKAVFTRPAIIIYLLVLISRIIIDIITSNS; encoded by the coding sequence TTGTTCAACAGAACAGCATATGTTCAGCATAACATAGAAAATACTGATATGACAGCATTGAAGAACGATTGCCTGAAGCTTGGCGCCATGCTGATAACATACAGGTTGCTGACATCTTATTTCGTTAACATGATCTTCATTATCCTTAGCTGCCGTTTTCTTTCGGGTAAGATGCTCTCGTACACAAGTGCGGCAGAGCTGCTGCAAAGCGATTACAAGGATGTAATACAATCCACAACATACGCTATGGTGTTCAATTCGTCCGTAACTATCACTTCGCTTATCATCACCCTGCTTTTCGGCTGCATCGTCCTGGGTTTCAGCTTTAACGGATATCTGAAACCATCGGCAGACGGAGCAAAAAAAGGACTTCACTACTTCCCTGCCTGCTTTGTAGCAAATGTTTTCCTGTCAGTGGCAATAAACGCTTTTGTCCATATCATGGATTCGGCAGGAGTTACCATCCCCGAAGCTGATTTCTCAATAAAAACGCCATCGACAGCAGCGATATTGTTTGAATTTTTGTATCTCTGCATAATCGCACCGTTCATAGAGGAAACCGTATACCGCGGAATGATACTCGGAACTCTTACAAAATACGGCGAATTTACTGCTATACTGCTGTCATCGCTGTGTTTCGGACTGATGCACGGCAATATCCCTCAGGCGGTGTCTGCATTTGGCACAGGGCTTATGTATGCCTGTGTCGCAGTCGGCAGCGGCTCGATACTGCCATCGCTGATAATACACGCACTTAACAATACCGTTGTAAGTATATATACCATCGGTAATGCAATGAAGATCCCTCATATCGACACCATAAACAGCACAGCGCAGATAGCTGTTGCTATGATAGGATTCTACGTACTAATGACAAGAGCAAGCTATTTCGGGACGTATGACGGTCAGTCATCCGTCGAGAAAAAGGCCGTGACAAAAGCCGTCTTTACCAGACCTGCTATCATAATATATCTTTTGGTGCTAATAAGCAGGATAATCATTGACATCATCACTAGCAACTCATAA
- a CDS encoding substrate-binding domain-containing protein, with translation MKKRKLFGVIAAAAADTEQREVIKGIIEKTREMDIDVAVISNIYNPMEWASMLKTENLIYDLVHSDEYDGIILISESVIYPDVQKKMLEELQNKSAPVITIGALPEGFSLPTFTCINTDDVNDFKDICDHLTDVHGFTDIHILTGYSELELSHKRVEGYRRSLEEHGIPYDENKVFYGNFWNNSGYDHAMRYISGELPYPQALICGNDYMAYGLLDCFLEHNIDITKKMAVTGYEYIRERYCHVPILTTYQRNRKALGIKAVEMLCKGADNITHDDFEPPKGNIISGDTCPCGAKTEDIRYDIRTARKKDIYDRLDLYSLLEHKLIECRSVDKFVETCREEKFRIKNADRLYMCLYENWYEGTGNSSNMVCYDLIDNTEPFMFNKYNISAVFGNEAASYYFCPLFFADRELGYIVLRFKGNDSFRHIFRCWLKTIANGLEFLRMKNDIRFYLQCQDISEERDTLTGMLNENGLKKAYRNTEKDGLSFVAIRIAPGICNCGVGHKEHIDAVLDAAEAVRQFSDGQICSRINEDTFVCLIRDMTDNTDLLAVQLSALLQHNTSYIKKYGLDSFVCTAVPCEDNDYLTTKEKCFARMTEMTDVYSARRTDPHYKKLNALRTMIYSTPQITFDQREIYSHFNGSDGYLRTIFRKCYGFTLHDDCTNARISAARYLITMSKLSNSEIAEKCGYNDPKYFMRQFSGITGYTVPRYRLLFSRSAEE, from the coding sequence ATGAAAAAAAGGAAACTCTTTGGCGTTATCGCTGCCGCAGCAGCAGATACCGAGCAGCGAGAGGTCATAAAAGGTATAATAGAAAAAACAAGGGAAATGGATATTGATGTAGCAGTGATCTCAAATATCTATAATCCCATGGAATGGGCTTCAATGCTCAAAACAGAGAACCTTATATACGATCTTGTTCATTCGGACGAATACGACGGCATTATCCTTATATCCGAATCTGTGATATATCCCGATGTTCAGAAAAAGATGCTGGAAGAACTTCAGAACAAATCAGCGCCTGTAATTACCATAGGTGCACTGCCTGAGGGTTTCTCTCTGCCGACATTTACCTGCATCAACACTGACGATGTAAACGATTTCAAGGATATCTGCGATCACCTTACAGATGTCCACGGCTTTACTGATATACACATACTTACAGGCTACAGCGAACTTGAACTATCTCACAAGCGTGTGGAAGGATACAGGCGCTCCCTTGAGGAACACGGTATACCGTATGATGAAAACAAAGTATTTTATGGCAATTTCTGGAATAATTCCGGATATGACCATGCCATGCGTTACATCAGCGGAGAACTGCCTTATCCGCAGGCACTGATATGCGGCAACGACTATATGGCATACGGTCTGCTGGATTGCTTCCTTGAGCATAACATAGATATCACCAAGAAAATGGCAGTTACAGGCTATGAATATATTCGTGAAAGATACTGCCATGTACCAATACTGACTACTTATCAGCGAAACAGAAAGGCATTGGGGATAAAAGCGGTCGAGATGCTCTGCAAAGGTGCTGATAATATAACTCACGATGATTTTGAACCGCCTAAGGGCAATATAATAAGCGGTGATACCTGTCCCTGCGGCGCAAAGACAGAGGATATACGATATGACATAAGAACTGCCCGCAAAAAGGACATTTACGATCGGCTTGATCTTTACAGCCTGCTGGAGCATAAACTGATAGAATGCAGGAGCGTAGACAAATTTGTTGAGACCTGCCGTGAAGAAAAGTTCAGGATCAAGAATGCTGACAGGCTGTATATGTGCCTTTATGAGAACTGGTATGAAGGTACGGGAAATTCATCGAATATGGTATGCTATGACCTTATTGACAACACCGAACCATTTATGTTCAATAAATACAATATCTCAGCGGTATTCGGAAACGAAGCTGCATCATATTATTTCTGTCCGCTGTTCTTTGCAGACAGAGAGCTTGGATATATTGTGCTGAGATTCAAAGGTAATGATTCCTTCAGGCATATCTTCCGCTGCTGGCTCAAGACAATAGCCAACGGTCTTGAATTCCTGCGAATGAAAAACGATATAAGATTTTATCTGCAGTGTCAGGATATATCCGAAGAACGCGATACACTGACAGGTATGCTCAATGAAAACGGGCTGAAAAAAGCGTACCGCAACACCGAAAAGGACGGTCTGAGCTTTGTTGCCATAAGGATAGCCCCGGGTATCTGTAATTGCGGTGTCGGACACAAGGAACACATAGATGCTGTGCTTGATGCTGCGGAAGCAGTGCGTCAATTCAGCGATGGTCAGATATGCAGCAGGATAAACGAGGACACATTTGTCTGCCTGATAAGGGACATGACTGATAATACGGATCTGCTTGCAGTACAGCTTTCAGCACTGCTGCAGCACAATACATCCTACATAAAGAAATATGGACTTGATTCATTTGTATGCACCGCTGTTCCCTGTGAGGATAACGATTATCTTACAACAAAGGAGAAGTGCTTTGCAAGAATGACAGAGATGACAGATGTATATTCCGCAAGACGCACCGATCCTCACTACAAAAAGCTAAACGCCCTGAGAACTATGATATACAGCACTCCGCAGATCACATTTGATCAGCGTGAGATATATTCTCACTTCAACGGCAGTGACGGTTATTTACGGACTATCTTCCGCAAATGCTATGGGTTCACTCTGCATGATGATTGCACCAATGCCAGGATATCCGCCGCAAGGTATCTTATTACTATGTCAAAACTTTCCAACTCTGAGATAGCAGAAAAATGCGGCTACAATGATCCTAAATATTTCATGCGGCAGTTCAGCGGCATAACAGGGTATACTGTACCCAGATACCGCTTGCTGTTCAGCCGTTCAGCCGAAGAATAA
- a CDS encoding dynamin family protein — MEKQINYGSYAGYKETVGNLTADLQELLKLSEEIALVNTAESIKETLEKAKDEHFEVAIVGEFKRGKSTLINALLGQEVLPADVLPATATLNRVTYSTEPYVQVEYKNGESERVEIDRLEEYVTKLTSESERKAETVKEATVYYDTEFCRNNVDIIDTPGLNDDDQMTNVTMSIIPKIDAAVFVISANSPFSQFEKEFLEKKMLTSDVGRIIFVVNCFGTFTQDDENKIVETVRTRIGKYVMEKAKKVMGEDSREFAVYKRKIGTPRVIGVYAKRALTAKTSGDQALLEESNFPEFENALETLLTQERGVITLQILANKITNSGTEILRSIVMQENALMMANDEFMEKYDAAIKEIDEIRNMKRSEFVKINDAANKVFEDLRPVLDNYWSNIEEAAMEVIDNFQMSSDDFKKDRLKLVSSKLTEKIKESMEVRAQLICEQIQNSINQAVSGETERLQEFEDEFFESVAAIQRMFAVSDRVSSNGGTLDKVIGAATGAYGVGGVYLGFRESGIKGALLGGATGLAGFYATYYAAMFFSGFFGLTGGLPVMLVMMAFAGIAGTFTSNFAVDKILVQERIDKYKTNFKANVKKQFHEMKLNNDFTETVRRQVFSSFDSIKSKIEEETEIILRDTQETLDNLNDLKAEKSEVSQKEMERLHVIAETASKLVQDAYAVRKVLNDEISINNPQAEKTEKTEQTEQEEKAENTEK; from the coding sequence ATGGAAAAGCAGATCAATTATGGAAGCTATGCAGGCTATAAGGAAACCGTAGGAAACCTTACTGCCGATCTGCAGGAGCTTCTGAAGCTCAGCGAAGAGATAGCTTTGGTCAATACCGCCGAATCTATAAAGGAGACGCTTGAAAAGGCTAAGGACGAGCATTTCGAGGTCGCTATCGTCGGTGAGTTCAAGAGAGGTAAAAGTACGCTGATAAACGCACTCCTCGGTCAGGAAGTACTGCCTGCCGATGTTCTGCCTGCGACCGCTACCCTTAACAGAGTTACTTACAGCACAGAGCCTTATGTTCAGGTCGAGTATAAGAATGGTGAATCCGAGCGTGTTGAGATAGACAGGCTTGAGGAGTATGTCACCAAGCTGACAAGTGAGTCTGAACGCAAGGCGGAAACTGTAAAGGAAGCAACGGTATACTACGATACCGAATTCTGCCGTAATAACGTGGATATAATCGACACTCCCGGTCTTAATGATGACGATCAGATGACAAATGTTACCATGTCTATCATACCCAAGATAGATGCGGCTGTTTTCGTTATAAGTGCGAATTCTCCGTTTTCACAGTTTGAGAAGGAGTTCCTCGAAAAGAAGATGCTTACCTCCGATGTGGGACGTATCATATTCGTTGTAAACTGTTTCGGTACCTTCACTCAGGACGATGAGAACAAGATAGTTGAAACTGTACGTACCCGTATCGGTAAGTACGTTATGGAAAAGGCGAAGAAGGTCATGGGCGAGGACAGCCGTGAGTTCGCCGTATATAAGAGAAAGATAGGCACACCGAGAGTTATCGGTGTGTATGCGAAGCGTGCCCTGACAGCTAAAACTTCGGGCGATCAGGCGCTGCTGGAGGAATCTAATTTCCCTGAGTTTGAAAATGCACTTGAAACTCTGCTTACTCAGGAACGCGGTGTTATCACTCTCCAGATACTTGCAAACAAGATCACTAATTCGGGTACCGAGATACTGCGTTCGATAGTAATGCAGGAGAATGCCCTGATGATGGCTAATGATGAATTCATGGAGAAGTACGATGCTGCCATCAAGGAGATCGATGAGATCAGAAATATGAAGCGTTCTGAGTTCGTTAAGATCAATGACGCTGCTAATAAGGTGTTCGAGGATCTGCGTCCTGTACTTGATAATTACTGGAGCAATATCGAGGAGGCAGCTATGGAAGTTATCGACAACTTCCAGATGTCTTCTGACGATTTCAAGAAGGACAGGCTCAAACTCGTAAGCTCCAAGCTCACCGAGAAGATCAAGGAGAGCATGGAAGTAAGAGCGCAGCTGATCTGCGAGCAGATACAGAACAGCATAAATCAGGCTGTAAGCGGTGAGACTGAGAGACTGCAGGAATTCGAGGACGAGTTCTTCGAGAGCGTTGCAGCTATCCAGAGGATGTTTGCAGTATCCGACAGAGTATCTTCAAACGGCGGTACACTGGATAAGGTGATAGGTGCGGCTACCGGTGCTTACGGCGTAGGCGGTGTATATCTGGGATTCAGAGAATCAGGCATAAAGGGCGCACTGCTGGGCGGCGCTACGGGTCTTGCGGGCTTCTATGCTACCTACTACGCAGCTATGTTCTTTTCGGGCTTCTTCGGTCTGACAGGCGGTCTGCCGGTCATGCTGGTAATGATGGCATTTGCAGGTATCGCAGGTACCTTTACGTCTAACTTCGCAGTGGACAAGATACTCGTTCAGGAGAGGATAGATAAGTACAAGACCAACTTCAAGGCTAATGTCAAGAAGCAGTTCCACGAGATGAAGCTGAACAACGACTTCACTGAGACAGTAAGACGTCAGGTATTCTCCTCATTCGACAGCATCAAGAGCAAGATCGAGGAAGAGACCGAGATCATACTGAGGGATACACAGGAAACACTGGATAACCTCAATGATCTAAAGGCAGAGAAGTCCGAAGTATCCCAGAAGGAGATGGAAAGACTTCACGTTATCGCAGAGACTGCCAGCAAGCTGGTTCAGGATGCTTATGCTGTAAGAAAGGTCCTCAACGACGAGATAAGCATAAACAATCCTCAGGCTGAAAAGACCGAGAAGACAGAACAGACCGAGCAGGAAGAAAAGGCAGAAAATACTGAAAAATAA
- a CDS encoding dynamin family protein, translating to MKDNENVMAADENISTVREQLSEIIEDDKIAEILGRECVEQLKEFRALVDKRREEPFTLVILGDFKRGKSTIINALLGKKIAPINVTPETYTINEISFGHTQTVEAILENGQRVPLVLEDITRENLEKRMKLFPAKISCVQIKDNAPILKNIRIVDTPGLSDLESLDKQVQDYIVNADAIMYAASCLLPFSESEQVFLATHVSPQRFGMLYVLVNMIDALNTMADVNKIMRRFRGISERIVPNAFVYGISGGDELKRKLGEERPADKGTREFYETQFFQFELSLNRDIIMQKDVIRSKRVLTMLDRMHAEISSRLRMISDMAEMDKQLLEDKAKEFEQQCDELAAELEKRKPVLHLSILEMQQEAETWMYEFFAKLRTSILECRAKDDMGEDIYSPEDIEKYFYSFLMEKVGEAYRTCIECHRDAITELTDKMSREMASALGITNVAEVSKAPSVDRLMMSANKNVTRSVMGVKLFGTSENFSPAAMSTFSLIMKKKKQTDIIDIALENYDEIRINIVKDIKTVYQDLEVKAISRLESLYKYQVELSRNAIDQAKEMVDNEDKSELLETLADALKRLEAPKKILDANLPA from the coding sequence ATGAAAGATAATGAGAATGTAATGGCTGCCGACGAAAATATCAGTACTGTCAGAGAACAGCTCAGTGAGATAATCGAAGATGACAAGATAGCTGAGATACTTGGCAGGGAGTGCGTAGAGCAGCTGAAGGAGTTCAGGGCGCTGGTGGATAAAAGGCGCGAGGAGCCCTTCACGCTTGTAATACTGGGTGATTTCAAACGCGGCAAAAGCACGATAATCAATGCTCTGCTGGGCAAGAAGATCGCACCTATAAACGTTACACCCGAAACTTATACGATAAATGAGATCTCCTTTGGTCATACACAGACAGTTGAAGCTATACTTGAAAACGGTCAGAGAGTACCGCTGGTGCTTGAGGACATAACAAGAGAGAATCTTGAGAAGCGTATGAAGCTGTTCCCTGCGAAGATAAGCTGTGTACAGATCAAGGATAATGCACCTATACTGAAAAATATAAGGATAGTTGATACTCCCGGTCTATCAGACCTGGAGAGCCTTGACAAGCAGGTGCAGGACTATATCGTGAATGCGGATGCAATAATGTATGCTGCAAGCTGTCTGCTGCCTTTTTCGGAATCTGAGCAGGTCTTTCTGGCAACACACGTATCGCCTCAGAGATTCGGTATGCTGTATGTGCTGGTCAATATGATCGATGCGCTGAATACTATGGCAGACGTTAATAAAATAATGCGAAGATTCAGGGGCATCTCAGAGAGAATAGTGCCTAACGCTTTTGTGTACGGTATAAGCGGCGGTGATGAGCTGAAGCGTAAGCTTGGTGAAGAAAGACCCGCAGATAAAGGAACGAGAGAGTTCTATGAAACGCAGTTTTTCCAGTTTGAGCTTTCGCTGAACAGAGATATCATAATGCAGAAGGATGTTATACGCTCAAAGCGTGTACTGACTATGCTGGATCGTATGCACGCTGAGATAAGCTCGCGTCTAAGAATGATAAGTGATATGGCTGAGATGGACAAGCAGCTGCTTGAGGATAAGGCAAAGGAGTTCGAGCAGCAGTGCGATGAACTTGCGGCTGAGCTTGAAAAGAGAAAGCCTGTGCTTCATCTTTCTATACTGGAGATGCAGCAGGAAGCGGAAACATGGATGTATGAGTTCTTTGCGAAGCTGAGGACGAGTATACTGGAATGCAGGGCTAAGGACGATATGGGCGAAGATATCTATTCGCCTGAGGATATAGAGAAGTATTTCTACTCATTCCTTATGGAAAAGGTAGGAGAAGCTTACCGTACCTGCATAGAGTGTCACAGAGATGCTATAACTGAGCTTACGGATAAGATGAGCCGTGAAATGGCAAGTGCACTTGGGATAACGAATGTAGCGGAAGTCAGCAAAGCACCGTCGGTAGACAGACTGATGATGTCAGCCAACAAGAACGTTACAAGAAGTGTTATGGGTGTCAAGCTTTTCGGTACAAGTGAGAATTTCTCACCTGCAGCGATGAGTACCTTCTCACTTATAATGAAGAAGAAAAAGCAGACGGATATCATAGATATCGCACTTGAGAACTATGATGAGATAAGAATAAATATCGTCAAGGATATCAAGACCGTTTATCAGGATCTGGAAGTAAAGGCTATCTCCAGACTGGAAAGTCTTTACAAATATCAGGTCGAGCTTAGCAGGAATGCTATAGATCAGGCTAAGGAAATGGTGGATAACGAGGACAAGAGCGAGCTTCTTGAAACCCTCGCAGATGCTTTGAAGCGTCTTGAAGCACCGAAGAAGATACTTGATGCTAACCTGCCTGCGTAA
- a CDS encoding carbohydrate binding domain-containing protein yields MTIEAEAASLCTVNVNKTYQKIDGFGGINHPEWYGDLTDSDRAIAFENGNNQLGCTILRVFVNPDKNQWYKVLPTAQYAAKRGITIFASPWEPPASLAENGSAYGGKLHLPRKNYGAYAQHLNDFGKYMKQNGVNLYAISVQNEPDYAKDWTAWTPDETTDFIANYGDQITSTKLMSPESFQYGAYNNGKDYYSKILNNSKAYANCDIFGTHFYGTPRSKMDFPALENCGKQLWMTEVYVPDSNVDSNIWPDNLKQAVSIHDSLVVGGMQAYVVWPLRRNYSILREDTHKISKRGYAFAQYSKFVRPGDVRVDVTEQPSSNVFVSAYKNNKNQVTIVAINNSSSGYSQQFSLNGKTIIDVDRWRTSGSENLAETDNLTIDNGTSFWAQLPAQSVSTFVCTLSGGSSSGNNGSSNTELDSDGYYFHDTFEDDLTWQAHGGTELLKSGRTPYKGSEAVVVTNRTSAWMGAERTLPSSVVPGKTYSFSVNVTELDGEDTETFYLKLNYTDSSGTAHYPTIAEGVCPKGKYLQLSNTNYTIPSDAVDPVIYVETKDTTSNFYIDEAICAPAGKSLPGAGIPEIPSNNNNNNNNNNNNNNNNNNNNQNNSVYPVVSSIDYNVTYHQFRISWNSVPNAQAYGIAYYAAGKWRVYTQSISVNTTSWISPKLTAGKTYTMVIAAKVGGKWDTSNLSSRAINVTVK; encoded by the coding sequence GTGACGATCGAGGCAGAAGCTGCAAGCCTTTGCACTGTAAACGTTAACAAAACTTATCAGAAGATCGACGGCTTCGGCGGTATCAATCACCCGGAGTGGTACGGTGATCTGACTGATTCAGATCGTGCTATTGCTTTTGAAAACGGCAATAACCAGCTGGGTTGTACGATCCTGAGAGTATTTGTAAACCCTGACAAAAACCAGTGGTACAAAGTTCTCCCGACAGCACAGTATGCTGCTAAGAGAGGCATCACCATTTTCGCTTCACCTTGGGAGCCGCCCGCAAGTCTGGCTGAAAACGGTTCTGCTTACGGCGGTAAGCTCCATCTTCCAAGAAAAAATTACGGAGCATACGCTCAGCACCTTAATGATTTCGGTAAATACATGAAGCAGAACGGCGTTAATCTGTATGCTATCTCTGTACAGAACGAGCCGGACTACGCTAAGGACTGGACAGCTTGGACACCGGACGAGACTACTGACTTCATTGCTAACTATGGCGACCAGATAACCAGCACAAAGCTCATGTCGCCAGAATCATTCCAGTATGGCGCATATAACAACGGTAAGGACTACTACTCAAAGATCCTTAATAACTCAAAGGCTTATGCAAACTGTGACATATTCGGAACTCACTTCTACGGCACACCCAGAAGTAAGATGGACTTCCCGGCACTTGAAAACTGCGGCAAACAGCTGTGGATGACTGAAGTATATGTTCCTGACAGCAATGTCGATTCAAACATATGGCCTGATAACCTGAAGCAGGCTGTAAGCATTCATGATTCACTGGTTGTAGGCGGTATGCAGGCTTACGTTGTATGGCCGCTTCGCCGTAATTACAGCATTCTCCGTGAAGATACACACAAGATATCAAAGCGTGGTTATGCTTTTGCACAGTACTCAAAGTTCGTTCGTCCCGGCGATGTTCGTGTAGATGTCACTGAGCAGCCTTCATCTAACGTTTTTGTATCTGCATACAAGAACAATAAGAATCAGGTAACTATCGTTGCTATCAATAACAGCAGTTCAGGTTATTCACAGCAGTTCTCACTGAACGGCAAGACCATAATCGATGTTGACAGATGGCGCACATCAGGCAGCGAGAACCTGGCTGAGACCGATAATCTCACTATCGACAATGGTACAAGCTTCTGGGCACAGCTTCCCGCACAGAGCGTTTCTACTTTCGTATGCACACTTAGCGGCGGCAGCTCTTCCGGCAACAACGGTTCATCCAATACAGAGCTTGATTCTGACGGTTACTACTTCCACGATACATTTGAGGATGATTTAACATGGCAGGCACACGGCGGCACAGAACTGCTGAAGTCCGGCAGAACTCCCTATAAGGGCAGCGAAGCTGTTGTAGTTACTAACCGTACAAGTGCATGGATGGGTGCAGAGCGTACACTTCCTTCTTCTGTCGTTCCCGGCAAGACCTACAGCTTCTCTGTAAACGTAACAGAGCTTGATGGTGAGGATACCGAAACATTCTATCTCAAGCTCAACTATACCGATTCAAGCGGAACAGCACACTATCCTACAATTGCAGAGGGTGTTTGCCCCAAGGGCAAGTATCTGCAGCTCAGCAATACTAATTATACCATCCCCTCTGATGCAGTTGACCCTGTTATCTATGTAGAAACCAAGGATACCACTTCTAACTTCTACATTGATGAAGCTATCTGTGCTCCTGCAGGCAAGAGTCTGCCCGGCGCAGGTATCCCTGAGATACCCAGCAATAACAATAACAACAATAACAACAATAATAACAATAATAACAACAATAATAACAACAACCAGAACAACTCGGTATATCCGGTTGTATCATCTATTGATTACAACGTGACATACCATCAGTTCAGAATAAGCTGGAATTCTGTTCCAAATGCTCAGGCATACGGTATCGCATACTATGCAGCAGGCAAGTGGAGAGTATATACTCAGAGTATCTCTGTGAATACTACTTCATGGATCTCTCCCAAGCTGACAGCAGGCAAGACCTATACCATGGTAATAGCAGCCAAGGTCGGCGGTAAGTGGGATACTTCTAATCTGTCTTCAAGAGCTATAAATGTTACTGTAAAGTAA
- a CDS encoding M48 family metalloprotease: MSDINAKVNPLLQIDTGFRSYLKAYTRSYQSHMVDGSLDYAFESDFAVRQKIMSLGGSAKLFKAVNTQDISAEAKHLFVKCDQVGPLKYPEIYDKVKKCAERLELIVPIVFIREDMNRPLAYSITSDLIEPCIVLTKQLVELCSDDELMLLIGSECGRVQNNHCTFNMAYTYLKVNNEVFRPVERFYTQTIGSQLYSALVQWVRYADVTANRAGIICLDKPGQYLKIMCGLYRKGYVDFYGRSGAGIKYDELSWLSEQIHGSTSRNLSISKDLTDIERSLLASNEFLYCKTLYSWREDVVDMEGHAESGQICDVRTSVIVGNGGQL, translated from the coding sequence ATGAGTGACATAAATGCGAAAGTCAATCCGCTTCTTCAGATCGACACGGGTTTTCGTTCTTACCTGAAAGCCTACACGAGGTCGTATCAAAGCCATATGGTAGACGGCAGTCTTGACTATGCCTTTGAGTCCGACTTTGCGGTAAGGCAGAAGATAATGAGTCTGGGGGGCAGCGCTAAGCTGTTCAAGGCGGTAAATACACAGGATATATCGGCGGAAGCTAAGCATCTGTTCGTTAAGTGCGATCAGGTCGGACCGCTGAAGTATCCCGAGATATATGATAAGGTCAAAAAATGTGCTGAACGTCTGGAACTTATCGTACCGATAGTATTCATTCGCGAGGACATGAACAGACCGCTGGCATATTCTATCACCAGCGATCTGATAGAGCCGTGTATAGTACTGACGAAGCAGTTGGTAGAGCTATGCAGCGATGATGAGCTCATGCTGCTTATCGGCAGCGAATGCGGCAGGGTACAGAATAACCACTGTACCTTTAATATGGCATATACTTACCTCAAAGTAAATAATGAGGTGTTCAGACCCGTTGAAAGGTTCTATACACAGACTATAGGCAGCCAGCTTTATTCTGCGCTGGTACAGTGGGTCAGATACGCAGATGTTACTGCGAACCGCGCAGGTATAATATGTCTGGATAAGCCCGGACAGTACCTTAAAATAATGTGCGGACTTTACCGTAAGGGATATGTGGATTTCTACGGCCGTTCCGGAGCAGGCATCAAATATGATGAACTGAGCTGGCTGAGTGAACAGATACACGGAAGTACTTCAAGAAATCTCAGCATCAGCAAGGATCTTACGGATATAGAGAGGAGCCTGCTGGCAAGTAATGAATTCTTATACTGCAAAACGCTTTATTCGTGGCGCGAGGACGTTGTGGATATGGAGGGTCACGCTGAGAGCGGGCAGATATGTGACGTGCGCACAAGCGTTATCGTCGGGAACGGAGGTCAGCTATGA